A stretch of Besnoitia besnoiti strain Bb-Ger1 chromosome V, whole genome shotgun sequence DNA encodes these proteins:
- a CDS encoding hypothetical protein (encoded by transcript BESB_058550), translating into MAPAARTGETPTDRVLPVSSGAAGNSSCALSPLETLESLCLDCLLSLLDFRDFCNLSLVSSSLRAALLTDLSRQARCVSGLVLHCLCDTPVFPPLGELSFEGTLSSAGHAPSGRNVSVSTEARKERTCQGTSARPTPSRRCVERSSELDSDLVSPAEPGLPLGGGAPLVSRSASKQLPCRRKAPPFPLGLKPWKAAALVSKRLFSLRVGVDAFAAMPLPLWETLLRANAATLREVSLCSPLRWTSQRQQQHRQREVLEFLCSLQSSAHVQGGSEALYAPHPPLSPRFFSFGDRCSERLPPPARKASDEREASGSLDGAAPAARRGVAAASSLIPLCELKKLAIAAGPCSGVLELLGRCACRKCEELQLVVADMLTAAGWGESVDRVVARAGEGRRLRRFRLVVAPRGFFQERRLASWLQPPAEPRAPADESPAAAEPEPKIHPTSWLAALEEFSVDTDDPWILPKAAQLIAAVTRHPAETAGLLVGARLLGRDAPINQRRGADSRPGQDALRHSRESSAGSAEPGSCSRRGNGLACASGCGRCISAPEGEGLRADQPAAAERGGVRSGVRGDSSLERAEVTDSGASYLHTLCAPSEVDPAHHCATDMAVCLRAACLGEDNDPQPACRVEHRASRPSAASGDGGASHSEKHSAQGRYLTQPGDAASGADPFSVSPTPRFPSLRCCSFRCGSTPASGAGCFSWEAVESLLAAALPGCSLRFYGDILFSTCPHTDSPGALSPVSAFCRSSQRKKNCSKGAGNITTGSARTEPLQRDASCDAQGICPVLAKASRGLETPGGGPWGGCARSC; encoded by the coding sequence ATGGCACCTGCTGCCAGAACCGGGGAGACTCCGACAGACAGGGTCCTGCCGGTGTCCTCTGGCGCGGCTGGGAACTCCTCCTGTGCCTTGTCGCCGCTGGAGACGTTGGAATCACTGTGTTTGGACTGCCTGCTTTCCTTGCTGGACTTTCGGGATTTCTGCAACCTCTCTCTTgtttcgtcctctctccgcgccgctctgctgACCGACCTcagccggcaggcgcgctgCGTATCCGGCCTAGTTCTCCACTGCCTCTGCGACACGCCCGTCTTTCCGCCTCTGGGCGAGCTGAGTTTCGAAGGAACTCTGTCTTCTGCAGGTCACGCCCCAAGTGGCCGTAATGTCAGCGTGTCTACTGAAGCCAGGAAGGAACGCACGTGTCAGGGCACGAGCGCCAGACCAACTCCAAGTCGGCGTTGCGTGGAACGTTCGTCCGAGCTCGACAGCGACCTTGTGTCGCCGGCTGAACCAGGATtgcctctcggcggcggcgccccgctAGTGTCGAGGAGTGCAAGTAAACAGCTGCCATGTCGTCGGAAAGCGCCGCCATTTCCCCTCGGTTTGAAGCcgtggaaggcggcggccctcGTGTCGAAGCGCCTTTTCTCCCTGCGGGTGGGGGTTGACGCATTCGCCGCCATGCCTCTGCCCCTGTGGGAGACGCTGCTGAGAGCCAACGCAGCGACGCTTCGAGAAGTCTCTCTGTGCAGTCCTCTGCGATGGACTTctcagcgacagcagcagcaccgccAAAGGGAAGTGTTAGAATTTCTCTGCAGTCTGCAGAGCTCAGCCCACGTACAGGGGGGCAGCGAGGCCCTCTACGCGCCGCACcccccgctgtcgcctcgaTTTTTTTCTTTTGGGGATAGGTGCTccgagcgcctgccgccgccggctcgcaaggcgagcgacgagagagaggccagCGGTTCCTTGgacggggcggcgcctgcagctcgccgcggcgtcgctgcggcctcgagccTCATCCCCCTCTGCGAACTGAAGAAGCTCGCGATTGCTGCAGGTCCGTGCAGCGGCGTGCTTGAGCTCCTGGGGCGTTGCGCGTGCCGGAAATGCGAAGAGCTGCAGCTCGTCGTGGCGGACATGCTTACCGCTGCGGGATGGGGAGAGTCCGTCGACAGGGTCGTGGCTCGCGCTGGCGAGGgacggagactgcggcgaTTTCGGCTCGTGGTCGCGCCCAGGGGCTTCTTCCAGGAGCGCCGTCTCGCGAGttggctgcagccgccggcggagccacgcgcgcccgcggacgagtcgcccgcagccgcagaaccCGAGCCAAAAATCCACCCGACGTCGTGGCTAGCAGCTCTCGAAGAATTCTCTGTTGACACCGACGACCCCTGGATCCTCCCCAAAGCCGCGCAGCTCATTGCCGCCGTCACGCGTCATCCTGCCGAGaccgccggcctcctcgtcggcgcccgcctgctgggcagagacgcgcctATTAACCAGCGCAGGGGCGCTGACTCACGGCCTGGACAGGATGCACTGAGGCATTCGAGAGAGTCCAGCGCAGGCTCCGCAGAGCCTGGCTCATGTTCAAGAAGAGGCAAtgggctcgcctgcgccagcggctgTGGTCGCTGCATCAGTGCGCCTGAGGGTGAGGGTCTGCGGGCTGAccagcccgccgccgcggaacgcGGAGGGGTGCGCAGCGGAGTGAGAGGTGACAGCTCCttggagagagcggaggtGACCGACAGCGGCGCTTCCTACCTGCACACCCTGTGCGCGCCTTCAGAAGTCGATCCTGCTCACCACTGTGCCACCGATATGGCGGTTTGTCTCCGCGCTGCTTGTCTTGGCGAGGACAATGACCCGCAGCCAGCCTGCAGAGTGGAGCACCGCGCTTCGCGACCCTcggccgcgagcggagaTGGAGGTGCTTCTCACTCCGAGAAACATTCTGCTCAGGGCAGGTATCTTACGCAACCGGGAGACGCTGCAAGCGGCGCCGATCCTTTCTCGGTGTCCCCAACGCCACggtttccttctctgcggtgTTGCAGTTTCCGTTGCGGGTCGACTCCCGCTTCGGGGGCAGGGTGCTTTTCTTGGGAGGCTGTTGAGTCGCTCttggcggccgcgctgccgggCTGCTCGCTTCGGTTTTACGGCGACATCCTGTTCTCCACGTGCCCGCACACAGATTCTCCCGGCGCCCTGTCTCCAGTTTCCGCGTTCTGTCGGAGTTCTCAACGAAAGAAAAACTGTAGCAAAGGGGCTGGCAACATCACGACCGGCAGTGCGCGCACTGAGCCCCTCCAGCGTGATGCCTCGTGCGATGCACAAGGCATCTGTCCTGTCCTCGCCAAAGCAAGTAGAGGGCTGGAAACCCCTGGGGGAGGGCCTTGGGGGGGGTGTGCCCGTTCTTGCTGA